The following coding sequences lie in one Pontibacter sp. G13 genomic window:
- a CDS encoding T9SS type A sorting domain-containing protein has translation MKNILLLLCLFASQSLFAQVQLDADGPGGTYALITSVLAPGHNPIEAPDCNHGAFGDHIDEVFDSVLNAFVFRFHIHTSPDNDRCINFDRQRNEIKSYDQSPDNLLGVDGETVRYSWKFKLDAGFQSSSSFTHIHQLKSVGGSLASMPMYTLTTRKSSPDRIELRYAETDNQITLKQTDLAPFLGEWVSVTETIQYGTSGTYEIEMVRLSDSTVLLAHSETHIVNWRPGADFVRPKWGIYRSLNQVQDLRDEAVLFANFEVDEWVASSVQDAKWLDIQLLPNPVSEVLKIQRLPHSIHQVMIFGLDGKLVLKQSVKAGSDISLNVSGIPNGTYLVHLLGDQSHTSRKICIIH, from the coding sequence ATGAAAAACATCTTGCTTCTGCTGTGCTTGTTTGCCTCACAATCGCTATTTGCCCAAGTCCAATTGGATGCAGATGGCCCCGGAGGAACCTATGCCCTGATCACTTCGGTATTGGCACCCGGACACAATCCGATCGAGGCGCCCGACTGCAATCATGGGGCTTTTGGGGATCATATCGACGAAGTATTTGACAGTGTTTTGAATGCCTTTGTCTTCCGATTCCATATTCACACTTCCCCAGACAATGACCGCTGTATCAATTTCGACCGTCAGCGCAACGAGATCAAAAGTTACGATCAGTCTCCCGACAATCTTTTGGGGGTAGATGGGGAAACAGTTCGATATAGCTGGAAATTCAAGCTGGATGCAGGCTTTCAGTCCTCTTCGAGTTTTACCCATATCCACCAGCTCAAATCCGTCGGTGGGTCCTTGGCGAGTATGCCGATGTACACGCTGACTACCCGCAAAAGCAGCCCAGATCGGATCGAACTGCGGTATGCAGAGACGGATAATCAGATCACCTTAAAGCAGACGGATCTTGCGCCCTTTTTGGGGGAATGGGTTTCTGTGACCGAAACCATCCAGTACGGCACTTCAGGTACCTATGAAATCGAAATGGTGAGATTGAGCGATAGTACGGTATTGCTGGCGCATTCAGAAACCCATATCGTGAATTGGAGACCGGGTGCGGATTTCGTGCGGCCGAAGTGGGGGATTTATCGAAGTTTGAATCAAGTCCAAGATTTGCGGGATGAAGCCGTACTTTTTGCTAATTTTGAAGTTGACGAATGGGTCGCCTCCTCGGTTCAGGATGCAAAATGGCTCGATATTCAGCTATTGCCCAATCCAGTTTCAGAGGTGTTGAAGATCCAACGTCTGCCTCATTCCATTCATCAGGTGATGATTTTTGGCCTAGATGGGAAGCTGGTTTTGAAGCAGTCGGTCAAGGCGGGAAGCGACATCAGCCTGAATGTTTCAGGCATTCCAAATGGAACTTATTTGGTACATCTCCTCGGAGATCAATCACATACATCACGCAAGATTTGCATCATTCACTGA
- a CDS encoding SGNH/GDSL hydrolase family protein, with protein MNWETLLCLGDSITIGARSYLGYPEYCGNFLKNETAKDWNVVNCAVSGYTTIDLVQHIDKNWSHLNETKPELISLMIGTNDLKKNTSFSDFQIAFSLLLIKVKLLVKSRNIILNKIPSLRSGVMLPYNLSMNEMGIQYNNWISEIAKSHGLMLNEMPESDDLFFDGVHLNQKGSELWGKHLSQKILELRYES; from the coding sequence ATGAACTGGGAAACTCTTTTGTGCCTAGGGGATAGCATCACAATTGGTGCTAGAAGCTATCTTGGATATCCGGAATATTGCGGAAATTTTCTAAAAAATGAAACTGCAAAAGACTGGAATGTAGTCAATTGTGCGGTTTCTGGCTATACGACTATTGATCTCGTGCAGCATATTGACAAGAATTGGAGTCATCTGAATGAGACCAAGCCCGAGCTGATCTCACTTATGATTGGTACGAATGACTTGAAGAAAAACACTTCATTTTCGGATTTCCAAATCGCCTTTTCGCTGCTGTTGATTAAGGTGAAATTATTGGTAAAATCTCGAAATATTATTCTGAATAAAATTCCCTCTTTGCGAAGTGGTGTAATGTTGCCTTACAACCTTTCAATGAATGAAATGGGCATTCAGTATAATAATTGGATATCTGAAATTGCCAAGTCGCACGGATTGATGCTAAACGAAATGCCTGAATCTGACGATTTGTTTTTCGATGGAGTCCATTTGAACCAAAAGGGAAGTGAGCTTTGGGGCAAGCATTTGTCACAAAAAATTCTCGAACTACGCTATGAATCCTAG
- a CDS encoding alpha/beta hydrolase, which produces MNQQSWLSLLFVSMLFAISCERGVELSTPGDLVPQTVGEDRTIPAISVNGTLLHAEAFGNPSDPMILFLHGGPGSDYRSALNVRHLVDSGYLVVFFDQRGTGLSTRHTSAIYSIELYLADISAVIEHYRSSDSQEVYLFGHSWGAMLTAAYLNRYPDRIDGAILAEPGGLNKQLLDEYAASSRQLNLFGEATHDVLYFEQILGERPDDHALLDYRMSLSASFAYAEGNAEGNPGPFPFWRNGAVVLNAFVEIAENEGFDFTTDLDQVDIPVLFIYGENNPSYGREFAEREAAFFPEAQIEQIDDAGHEMIYFNWPAVSPVVLAYLTSL; this is translated from the coding sequence ATGAATCAACAGTCTTGGCTGTCCCTTTTATTCGTATCGATGCTTTTCGCGATTTCCTGCGAAAGAGGCGTTGAACTAAGCACGCCGGGAGATCTTGTTCCCCAAACGGTCGGAGAAGATCGGACCATCCCTGCCATTTCCGTCAATGGCACCTTGCTGCACGCAGAGGCATTTGGCAATCCGTCAGACCCCATGATCCTGTTTTTGCATGGAGGGCCGGGGTCGGATTATCGAAGTGCCCTGAACGTCCGGCATCTCGTGGATAGTGGTTATTTGGTGGTCTTTTTTGATCAGCGAGGAACTGGATTGTCCACCCGCCATACGTCCGCTATTTACAGCATTGAATTGTATCTAGCGGACATTTCTGCCGTGATCGAACATTACCGATCAAGCGATTCCCAGGAGGTTTATTTATTTGGCCATTCTTGGGGAGCCATGTTGACAGCGGCATATCTCAACAGGTATCCCGATCGGATCGACGGGGCTATTCTTGCTGAACCGGGAGGCTTGAATAAGCAGTTGCTGGACGAATACGCTGCCAGTTCCCGCCAACTCAATTTGTTCGGAGAAGCCACCCACGATGTCCTGTATTTCGAGCAAATTCTAGGAGAAAGACCTGATGACCATGCCCTGCTTGACTACCGGATGAGTCTTTCCGCCAGCTTTGCCTATGCAGAAGGAAATGCGGAGGGCAATCCGGGTCCTTTTCCCTTCTGGCGAAATGGGGCAGTCGTATTGAACGCCTTTGTGGAAATCGCTGAAAATGAGGGCTTCGACTTCACGACCGATCTCGATCAGGTAGATATTCCCGTGCTATTCATCTATGGGGAAAACAATCCTTCCTACGGACGTGAATTCGCAGAGCGAGAAGCGGCTTTCTTTCCTGAGGCCCAGATAGAGCAGATTGATGATGCGGGGCATGAGATGATCTATTTTAATTGGCCAGCAGTATCGCCTGTAGTTTTAGCCTATCTAACCTCCCTTTAG
- a CDS encoding MBL fold metallo-hydrolase has protein sequence MFHSEVKSVLGEDISILVQPDNHPWTYLCECGDAELLTVKEIQHANAIFVSHTHIDHFANFDAVIRHKVGIQRKPIICGPAGIAEQVQARFRSYTWNLMPQGWMTYEIRELVTDDTIKVYEIESPHWELKPLETRLGNVIFEEADFQVTAILLDHGTPTLAYKFQEFDAVKMELGSSGFRGGKWVRELKEAYEKRQPARMIIIDGKEYPAAELFHLLHTQRGDTLGIIMDHAANEANHQKIIEHFGNCRRVYIESFYQAEDKEFAEKNHHSYSTMSGKVMQAAHVREPIPVHFSRKYGEEEVRNLMEEFEAAFRS, from the coding sequence ATGTTTCATTCAGAAGTAAAAAGCGTTCTGGGCGAGGATATTAGCATTCTCGTGCAGCCAGACAATCATCCGTGGACCTATCTCTGCGAATGTGGGGACGCCGAATTGCTGACCGTGAAGGAGATTCAGCACGCCAATGCCATATTCGTCAGTCACACCCATATCGATCATTTCGCCAATTTCGATGCAGTCATCCGTCACAAGGTGGGCATCCAGCGCAAGCCCATCATTTGTGGGCCTGCCGGAATTGCCGAACAAGTACAAGCACGGTTCCGGAGCTATACATGGAATCTCATGCCCCAAGGATGGATGACTTATGAAATCCGTGAATTGGTGACCGACGATACCATCAAGGTTTATGAGATCGAATCCCCCCATTGGGAATTGAAGCCTCTAGAGACTCGGCTCGGAAACGTGATATTCGAAGAGGCCGATTTTCAGGTGACGGCCATTCTACTAGATCATGGCACGCCTACACTGGCCTACAAGTTCCAGGAATTTGATGCCGTGAAGATGGAACTGGGTTCGAGTGGTTTTCGGGGAGGGAAATGGGTCCGGGAACTCAAGGAAGCCTACGAAAAGCGCCAACCTGCGCGGATGATCATCATTGATGGGAAGGAATACCCAGCGGCGGAGCTTTTCCATTTGCTACATACCCAACGAGGCGATACGCTGGGAATCATCATGGATCATGCTGCGAATGAAGCGAATCACCAGAAGATCATCGAGCATTTCGGAAATTGTCGACGTGTCTATATCGAGAGTTTCTACCAAGCCGAAGACAAAGAATTCGCAGAAAAAAACCACCACAGTTACTCCACCATGTCGGGAAAGGTGATGCAAGCCGCCCATGTGCGGGAGCCGATTCCGGTGCATTTTTCCCGCAAGTATGGCGAAGAGGAAGTTCGTAACCTGATGGAGGAATTTGAGGCTGCCTTCCGATCCTGA
- a CDS encoding AraC family transcriptional regulator, translated as MWSILPFLRMSLADQQEVYALEGAPFEPLISVIFVSIILSGILYSGFSLLLLRKHRRRIQDEFSDHDRINLNWLRYLIWGLGVIWLVVLIAEDEAIFGVVVLYVIFMGYFGISQVGIFSSYSSMNQPDIPVASTSEFSPKTPRPKYEKSALSDVQLHEIHRALQSLMKREERYRTPEITLAQIAEELQIHPNTLSQVINRMEGQNFFDYINGQRVDAFKRMASETQYQSFTLLAIALECGFNSKTSFNRNFKKATGMSPSQYLKEIHAPRNTGL; from the coding sequence ATGTGGTCCATCCTTCCATTTCTGCGAATGAGCCTAGCGGATCAGCAGGAAGTCTATGCGTTGGAAGGCGCTCCTTTTGAACCGCTGATCTCGGTGATTTTTGTCTCAATCATCCTTTCTGGAATTCTGTATAGCGGCTTTTCCCTGCTGCTGCTGCGCAAACACCGCCGCAGGATTCAGGATGAATTTTCCGATCACGATCGCATTAACCTCAATTGGCTCCGATACCTGATTTGGGGACTTGGGGTTATTTGGTTGGTGGTATTGATTGCCGAGGATGAAGCTATTTTTGGCGTGGTGGTCCTCTACGTCATTTTCATGGGATATTTCGGAATCAGCCAAGTGGGGATTTTCTCGAGCTATTCAAGCATGAATCAGCCTGATATTCCTGTTGCCTCGACTTCCGAATTCTCTCCCAAAACTCCGCGTCCCAAATATGAAAAATCTGCTCTGAGCGACGTCCAACTGCATGAGATTCACCGGGCATTGCAAAGCTTGATGAAACGGGAGGAGCGATATCGGACACCCGAGATCACTTTGGCACAGATCGCCGAAGAATTGCAGATTCATCCCAATACGCTATCTCAGGTGATCAACCGCATGGAGGGACAGAATTTCTTCGATTACATCAATGGTCAAAGAGTCGATGCATTCAAACGTATGGCCTCTGAGACGCAGTACCAATCCTTCACCTTGCTGGCTATCGCCTTGGAATGTGGCTTCAACTCCAAGACCTCTTTCAACCGAAATTTCAAAAAAGCCACCGGAATGTCCCCCAGTCAATATCTCAAGGAGATTCACGCGCCTCGGAATACTGGATTGTAG
- a CDS encoding tetratricopeptide repeat protein has product MNRLLKFPLIWCMFLSMHGNVSHAQDTILLDSLQNLLTTQTDGPAKVETLGMLFDQLIYQDPEQAVEYARAEVSLAKSLDFGEGLANGNYHIGVYFNNRDEADSAHVYYQRAFEVYGKLGDLDGQGNVNHAEAILAYAAGNYEEAIALIQRNVEIYSQLPHSEMDLAQCHDLLGFIHLYLGNYQLALRETLKGLKIFEQGDDRIRYADALNHMGGVEFCLKHYESSIEHNLAALEIYRSEDDRLYTAQVLNDLGNTAYHQADYPQAESYLTDGLALAREMASATLIGTALGNLGKTYTRQGKFPLAIQSLKESVAIHESTGAMPKVVESLNDLGDAYTAMGQPVKAIPIFDRSLKLASEMDVQEGIMYGFERRSQAHAALGEYRAAWEDQRQFKQFSDSLFNETQSRQIEEMRTIYQTEKKEQENEILRQEAQLDGLKIRNLWISLLLLTSLAVIGFLAYRFRAAKREWALQQEKLALSKELDFKQRELTTHALHLVSKNELLNQLKTSIESLKSETDKPAPLRRLIGIIDQDLRKETDWEQFESYFQAVHDGFADQIKLVFEELTVREFRLLTLMRMKLSTKEIASMLNITPDSVNKARYRIRKKLKESTDLTLQEYIQKF; this is encoded by the coding sequence ATGAATAGACTGCTGAAATTTCCATTGATCTGGTGCATGTTCCTCTCGATGCACGGCAACGTTTCCCACGCTCAAGACACCATCCTGCTGGATAGTTTGCAGAACCTCCTGACGACTCAAACAGATGGTCCCGCTAAGGTTGAGACGCTGGGGATGTTATTCGATCAGTTGATTTATCAAGATCCAGAACAGGCGGTCGAATACGCGCGGGCGGAGGTCTCCTTGGCCAAATCCTTGGACTTTGGGGAAGGGCTGGCCAATGGCAATTATCACATCGGGGTCTACTTCAACAATCGAGATGAAGCAGATTCTGCACATGTCTATTATCAACGCGCCTTTGAGGTTTATGGGAAATTAGGCGATTTGGATGGACAGGGAAATGTTAATCACGCAGAGGCGATTCTTGCGTATGCAGCCGGAAATTATGAGGAAGCGATTGCCTTGATTCAGCGAAATGTAGAGATCTATTCGCAGCTTCCCCATAGCGAAATGGACCTCGCCCAATGCCATGATTTGCTGGGATTCATTCATCTCTATTTGGGAAATTACCAATTGGCACTTCGAGAGACGCTCAAGGGCCTGAAGATCTTCGAACAAGGCGATGACCGAATTCGATATGCAGATGCCCTCAATCACATGGGGGGTGTGGAGTTCTGTTTGAAACATTACGAATCCTCCATTGAGCATAATCTCGCTGCGCTGGAGATTTACAGAAGTGAAGATGACCGATTGTACACCGCCCAAGTGCTGAATGATTTGGGCAATACAGCATATCATCAGGCAGATTACCCACAGGCGGAGTCCTACTTGACAGATGGTTTGGCACTTGCCCGCGAAATGGCAAGCGCTACCCTGATCGGTACAGCGCTCGGTAATTTGGGTAAGACCTACACGCGCCAGGGCAAGTTTCCGCTAGCCATCCAATCGTTGAAGGAATCCGTTGCCATCCATGAATCTACCGGAGCGATGCCCAAGGTGGTGGAGTCGCTCAATGATCTCGGAGACGCATACACAGCGATGGGGCAGCCCGTCAAAGCCATCCCCATCTTCGATCGTTCGCTGAAATTGGCTTCCGAAATGGATGTGCAAGAAGGAATCATGTATGGGTTTGAACGTAGATCTCAAGCCCATGCGGCATTGGGCGAATATCGGGCCGCCTGGGAAGATCAGCGACAGTTTAAGCAATTCAGCGACAGTCTCTTCAATGAAACCCAATCGCGGCAAATCGAGGAGATGCGCACCATTTACCAGACGGAAAAGAAAGAGCAGGAAAACGAAATATTGAGACAGGAAGCCCAATTGGATGGTCTCAAGATCCGGAATCTTTGGATCTCATTGCTCTTGCTGACAAGCTTGGCAGTGATCGGATTTCTGGCTTATCGGTTTCGGGCTGCGAAAAGGGAGTGGGCGCTCCAGCAGGAGAAATTGGCACTCTCCAAAGAACTGGACTTCAAGCAACGGGAACTCACCACGCACGCACTCCATCTCGTTTCCAAAAACGAACTGCTCAACCAACTCAAAACGTCCATTGAGTCGCTCAAATCCGAAACCGACAAGCCCGCTCCCCTGCGTAGATTGATCGGAATCATCGACCAAGATCTTCGCAAGGAAACGGACTGGGAGCAATTCGAAAGTTACTTTCAGGCAGTCCATGATGGATTTGCCGATCAGATTAAGCTTGTATTTGAGGAACTGACGGTTCGTGAATTCCGGCTCTTGACCCTGATGCGGATGAAGCTTTCCACCAAGGAAATTGCATCCATGCTCAACATTACCCCAGATAGCGTAAACAAAGCCCGATACCGCATTCGCAAGAAGCTCAAGGAGTCCACAGATCTGACCCTACAGGAATATATCCAGAAATTCTAA
- a CDS encoding thiol-activated cytolysin family protein, whose amino-acid sequence MSNQSRHIMVFKPHFRPLLLLLSLGIVIISSCNSSDDPIPETFSEVVRQAGRISNPQTYETVDSVSSEPTQELVDGDFWICKEFEVDISQNADEFALYASNNAEIIYPGNFLQGQSVSEGSPKIIPLRRGPGTITINTLNGSSIVTETVDEISFSSIAQATNNLIGGNNGSLSANISYVREEIRSLDELGVKMNANYSSLGTKVKGSFDYNSSSQYNSIFVKVTQSMYSIVLDIPDIENAFAPDVTPEDLAQYAYPGNPATYVSSVNYGRIFYLLIQSTQSSQEIKAAIDASFKGGVASGGGGIEVESVNELSNLRISGYAYGGDAGLAAGALLGGMEDVKTFVTEGGSINNGSPISYVVRSLEDPSTVVAANLATQYTVTECENISGELPVFTDTRQSVGAAAYLPPYSNKMFLFDGASNEYVVVGPNSDASSVIQLWQLGQDHQHPFRNSGVGAALYYRSNGRAYFFSKTGSQFCTYEFDGYSYGPVRDLWTWGTDYSCPFVGIGAGMDASVGSRNIACMFNQAGTEYTLYESGQFSTPRSIDDFQIRDRDQPVEIPFESVGAALRLHLNDSDRVVMAIFDGPGKQYVYYDADKNVVVGPLEI is encoded by the coding sequence CGACATATCATGGTATTCAAGCCGCATTTTCGTCCTTTACTCCTGTTGCTCTCACTAGGAATCGTCATTATCTCCAGTTGCAACTCGTCCGATGATCCAATCCCCGAGACCTTTTCGGAGGTGGTCAGACAGGCGGGTCGCATCAGCAATCCTCAGACCTACGAGACGGTAGATTCGGTCTCTTCAGAACCTACTCAAGAGCTTGTAGATGGAGACTTTTGGATATGCAAAGAGTTTGAGGTGGATATCTCTCAAAATGCCGATGAATTCGCGCTGTATGCATCCAACAATGCCGAGATCATCTATCCGGGAAATTTCCTGCAAGGACAATCAGTATCGGAGGGTTCTCCCAAGATCATTCCGCTTAGACGAGGACCGGGCACCATCACCATCAATACCCTCAATGGCTCGTCCATCGTGACAGAGACCGTAGACGAGATCAGCTTTTCCAGCATTGCCCAAGCCACCAACAATTTGATCGGTGGCAACAATGGCAGCCTCTCCGCCAACATCTCCTATGTGCGCGAGGAAATCCGATCTCTGGACGAATTGGGAGTAAAGATGAACGCCAATTATTCGAGTCTGGGGACGAAGGTGAAAGGCTCATTTGACTACAATAGTTCCAGTCAATACAACAGTATATTTGTCAAAGTGACTCAATCCATGTATTCGATTGTACTGGATATCCCAGATATCGAGAACGCATTTGCTCCAGACGTTACCCCGGAGGACCTGGCTCAATATGCCTATCCGGGCAATCCAGCCACTTACGTTTCTTCGGTGAATTACGGCCGAATCTTCTATCTGCTCATCCAATCGACACAGAGCTCTCAAGAGATCAAGGCCGCGATTGATGCGTCTTTCAAAGGGGGCGTAGCAAGTGGCGGAGGGGGAATCGAGGTCGAAAGTGTCAACGAACTATCGAACCTGCGGATCTCGGGGTATGCCTATGGTGGCGATGCCGGATTGGCGGCAGGGGCCCTTCTGGGAGGAATGGAAGATGTCAAAACCTTCGTCACAGAAGGCGGAAGCATCAACAATGGATCGCCGATTTCCTATGTAGTCAGGAGCTTGGAAGATCCATCCACGGTCGTCGCTGCGAATCTCGCCACCCAATACACCGTCACCGAATGTGAAAACATATCCGGAGAATTGCCGGTCTTTACCGACACTCGACAAAGCGTGGGGGCAGCGGCATATCTCCCCCCCTACTCCAATAAGATGTTTCTATTCGATGGGGCATCCAATGAATATGTCGTGGTCGGTCCCAACAGTGATGCCTCTTCTGTTATCCAGCTTTGGCAACTGGGCCAAGACCACCAGCACCCTTTCAGGAATTCAGGGGTTGGAGCAGCCTTGTACTATCGCTCCAACGGAAGGGCCTACTTCTTCAGCAAGACGGGAAGTCAATTCTGTACCTACGAATTCGATGGGTATAGCTATGGTCCGGTAAGAGATCTCTGGACGTGGGGAACAGATTACAGCTGTCCGTTTGTAGGAATCGGAGCGGGAATGGATGCATCGGTAGGAAGCCGAAACATCGCCTGTATGTTCAATCAGGCGGGCACCGAATATACCCTCTATGAATCCGGTCAATTCAGTACGCCTAGAAGCATCGATGATTTCCAGATTAGGGATCGGGACCAGCCGGTGGAGATTCCCTTCGAATCGGTGGGAGCTGCCCTCAGACTGCATCTCAACGACAGCGATCGCGTGGTCATGGCGATATTCGATGGCCCGGGGAAGCAATATGTCTATTACGATGCGGACAAAAACGTGGTAGTAGGGCCTCTGGAGATCTGA
- the wecB gene encoding non-hydrolyzing UDP-N-acetylglucosamine 2-epimerase codes for MNPRPKKLLLAFGTRPELIKLAPIIEELKAIGLRDSVLILNTHQHDELLQPHLDFWNVEVDVHLDIRRGGAQLSFQVSEAISQLQEVLDDYPSLEYVMVQGDTNTAMAISCVAFYNRKKLLHVEAGLRTHQLYNPFPEEFNRIVASKVAHFHFAPTERAKINLLAEGISPKNIQVVGNTVVDSMQYVERSLGISPAESRNRVLVTLHRREASMDSYRSLAQTVAELKNTHPALEITWVSHPNYADETQEILASFSDIEVSPFLPYLEFFKLYSSAALVITDSGGVTEESVQLGIPVVVFRDFTERIEPTGSEIPFLISKAQEEILSFAATHLHTQSQPSNVYGDGKSAQRIVRWLENELFEAGPSYDTVIIGGGPAGTGLLMKAMKDGELEPLLNLGICLIEKSDTLVAGNLPEFRVNSDTYSKVFLECLEGSTGDYLDLDKLKEELAEFDEFADRSIPLPLTRKFLEGVGDQLHGILQAHSQSDVKLRTEILKIQVNDTGNYTLFTSDHQKIQADRVVIAVGGKPAFGHLCPSRLDQTAHSDEILRGKKDPLLTGLPSQNSKVVIAGGSHSAFSVVDYLLTHFPEKFSAEFPIEVWANESPKIYFPTAEEASENGYEEFTEADICPVTQRLFRLAGLRMDGRARYMDMLGMNGGPAENRAVFSQIDPHSDDFSQAMEASDLLIEATGYTFNTPSFFNTDHHRIEFQGEITRHWVDDQCRMLTQEGEALLGVYGVGLASGFLPGTELGGEPSFRGQTNGLWYYQNLIADLILQQIQKDALPVPDPKC; via the coding sequence ATGAATCCTAGACCCAAGAAATTACTGCTGGCTTTTGGCACACGACCAGAACTCATCAAACTTGCCCCCATCATCGAGGAATTGAAGGCGATTGGGCTGAGAGATTCCGTATTGATCCTCAATACACATCAACATGATGAATTGCTCCAGCCTCATCTGGATTTCTGGAATGTGGAAGTGGATGTGCATTTGGATATCAGGCGAGGAGGTGCGCAATTGAGTTTTCAGGTCAGTGAGGCCATCAGCCAATTGCAGGAAGTCTTGGACGATTATCCCAGCTTGGAGTACGTAATGGTTCAGGGGGATACCAATACAGCGATGGCTATTTCATGCGTGGCTTTCTACAATCGCAAGAAGCTCCTGCATGTCGAGGCGGGGCTTCGGACACATCAACTCTACAATCCTTTCCCTGAAGAGTTTAATCGAATCGTTGCATCCAAGGTGGCGCATTTTCATTTTGCTCCCACCGAACGTGCCAAGATCAATTTGCTCGCCGAAGGAATCAGTCCCAAAAACATTCAGGTAGTTGGAAACACCGTGGTCGATTCCATGCAATATGTGGAAAGGTCCTTGGGGATTTCCCCGGCCGAATCGCGGAATCGAGTATTGGTGACGCTTCACAGAAGAGAAGCTTCGATGGACAGCTATCGATCACTGGCCCAGACAGTCGCCGAATTGAAGAATACGCATCCAGCGCTGGAGATCACCTGGGTCTCTCACCCTAATTATGCAGATGAAACACAGGAGATACTGGCTAGCTTCTCAGATATTGAGGTCTCTCCTTTTTTGCCCTATCTCGAATTCTTCAAGCTCTATAGTTCTGCTGCCCTGGTGATTACAGACTCGGGCGGGGTGACAGAGGAGTCTGTCCAATTGGGGATTCCTGTCGTGGTATTCAGGGATTTTACCGAACGGATAGAACCTACCGGTTCAGAGATTCCTTTCCTGATATCAAAAGCTCAGGAGGAGATACTCTCATTCGCAGCGACTCATCTTCACACCCAATCCCAACCCTCCAATGTGTACGGAGATGGGAAATCTGCCCAAAGAATTGTGCGATGGTTGGAGAATGAGCTGTTTGAGGCAGGACCGAGCTATGATACCGTGATCATCGGTGGAGGACCTGCTGGAACGGGGCTTTTGATGAAAGCCATGAAAGACGGCGAACTAGAGCCATTACTGAATCTTGGGATATGCTTGATCGAGAAATCGGATACCCTCGTGGCAGGGAATCTCCCTGAGTTTCGGGTGAATAGTGATACCTATTCCAAGGTGTTTCTAGAATGCCTTGAAGGAAGTACTGGGGACTATCTGGATTTGGACAAATTGAAGGAAGAATTAGCGGAGTTCGATGAATTTGCCGATCGTTCGATTCCTTTGCCACTTACCCGTAAATTCTTGGAAGGGGTAGGGGATCAGCTTCATGGCATTCTCCAAGCGCATAGCCAAAGCGATGTCAAACTTCGGACGGAGATTCTGAAAATTCAGGTGAACGACACCGGGAACTATACCCTCTTCACCTCTGATCACCAGAAGATTCAGGCTGATCGGGTGGTCATTGCCGTAGGAGGAAAACCCGCTTTTGGGCATCTCTGTCCTTCCCGATTGGACCAGACTGCGCATTCTGATGAAATTTTGCGAGGGAAAAAGGATCCATTGCTGACAGGTCTACCCTCCCAAAATTCCAAGGTGGTGATCGCTGGCGGGAGCCATAGTGCTTTTAGTGTGGTGGATTATTTGCTGACCCACTTCCCTGAAAAGTTCAGCGCTGAATTCCCCATTGAGGTTTGGGCGAATGAGTCTCCCAAGATCTACTTTCCCACAGCTGAGGAAGCCTCGGAAAACGGATATGAGGAATTTACCGAGGCAGATATTTGCCCCGTTACTCAGCGTCTTTTCCGATTGGCTGGGCTCCGGATGGACGGCCGAGCTAGGTACATGGATATGCTAGGGATGAATGGAGGTCCAGCCGAAAACCGGGCGGTTTTCTCCCAAATAGATCCCCATTCTGACGATTTCTCCCAAGCGATGGAGGCTTCTGACCTATTGATTGAAGCAACGGGGTATACGTTCAATACACCTTCATTTTTCAATACAGACCATCACAGGATCGAATTTCAGGGGGAAATTACCCGCCATTGGGTCGATGATCAATGTCGCATGTTGACCCAAGAGGGGGAAGCGCTTCTGGGCGTGTATGGGGTAGGTCTTGCGAGCGGATTCTTGCCGGGGACTGAATTGGGCGGCGAACCTAGCTTTCGAGGCCAGACCAATGGGCTGTGGTATTACCAAAATTTGATCGCAGATCTGATTCTCCAACAAATTCAAAAAGACGCACTTCCAGTGCCTGACCCCAAATGCTGA